In the Pyrolobus fumarii 1A genome, one interval contains:
- a CDS encoding 50S ribosomal protein L19e — translation MPTPDLTLQKRLAAEILGVGVSRIWIDPKQVDRVAEAITREDVKRLIKEGVIQVKPVKGNSRERWRKRHEQRKKGRRRGPGRRKGDASARRDPKEEWMNRIRKIRRYLRWLRDHGIIDRRTYRRLYMLAKGGAFHSLNHLKTYLKEQGIVQNPP, via the coding sequence ATGCCCACCCCTGACCTTACCCTACAGAAGAGGCTAGCAGCAGAGATTCTAGGCGTAGGTGTGTCGAGAATCTGGATCGACCCTAAGCAGGTTGACAGGGTAGCCGAGGCTATAACTAGGGAAGACGTCAAGCGGCTGATCAAAGAGGGTGTCATTCAGGTCAAGCCTGTGAAGGGCAACAGCCGTGAGAGGTGGAGGAAGCGCCACGAGCAAAGGAAGAAGGGTAGGAGGCGTGGCCCGGGCAGAAGGAAAGGCGATGCTAGCGCTAGGCGCGACCCGAAGGAGGAGTGGATGAACAGGATACGCAAGATACGCCGCTACCTACGCTGGCTACGCGACCACGGCATTATCGATAGGAGAACATATCGCAGACTATACATGTTGGCTAAGGGTGGTGCATTCCACAGCTTGAACCACCTCAAGACCTACTTAAAGGAGCAGGGCATAGTCCAGAACCCACCGTAA